In Dasypus novemcinctus isolate mDasNov1 chromosome 23, mDasNov1.1.hap2, whole genome shotgun sequence, the following proteins share a genomic window:
- the LOC131275525 gene encoding ral guanine nucleotide dissociation stimulator-like, translating to MPSSSPSIQSRAMQTNHMHGYSRVLYKWQGGPCCIVHINLYEDNVKYKNILVTSQDRALAGISKALEEHSLHQDKPEDYKLVQIISDNRSTSSPMNPPWRQSWPRDTLLNKMAKCGCPAMTYTKCFSVFTTLPCE from the exons atgccttcttcatctccctccaTCCAATCCAGGGCCATGCAGACCAACCACATGCATGGTTACTCACGTGTGCTCTATAAATGGCAAGGGGGGCCCTGCTGCATTGTCCATATCAACCTGTATGAGGACAACGTCAAGTACAAGAATATCCTG GTGACCAGCCAAGATAGGGCTCTAGCCGGGATcagcaaggccctggaagaacACAGCCTGCATCAAGACAAGCCAGAAGACTACAAGCTGGTGCAAATTATATCAGACAATCGAA GTACAAGCAGCCCCATGAACCCCCCTTGGAGACAGTCCTGGCCTCGGGACACACTTCTCAACAAAATGGCTAAATGTGGATGTCCCGCTATGACTTACACAAAGTGCTTTTCTGTCTTCACCACTCTCCCTTGTGAGTGA
- the LOC131275526 gene encoding ral guanine nucleotide dissociation stimulator-like, which yields MQMVGEQLEEGLVYAVYIEKVQVRRGPGQGQRWYQRMNVWARSREEHRMVRMVKAGPWENLAEHLVPAFQEGDLVFVKTFLGTYRVFTTTEQVLHLLFRRYGRSLRGRDRQGGGLEMRNTVSSLLGTWMDQYAEDFTEPPGLPCLKLLVGYIQVYLPGSTLECRAIALLSWRNHLESIEAEPKAHLSAPEQQMPPGQHPLPVPPPVAVTGELPEPEEAPSPPLLPAPEFVPVLGQQIEPEALGDVAPAPELKVALVPPPLLPTVLGPVTPVEVPSMPTLMVETAPSSDVPPAAMLEEVTSPSLSPVPELEALPPPPPVSPTHFKSVPFMEPQPLNLPSAAMALEGEASLAPPPEPVPRLDPALGQATTPEPSCTCTLPLEIRLSEENANLLAFPPELVAQQLTRMDVDLFKKVVPYHCLGSIWSQRNKKCKEEMAPTVHATITHFNRVINCVLSTCVGNQSMKDPARARVVEHWIEVARECRILHNQSSFYAVISGLQSYPLLCLLKTWEEVSRDSFCLFLTLSEIYWKEHNLSHGSELIIKRSISKFSTLEANPQIVQRQHQQQERRGDIQGVVPCLRTFLTQFLLLEYAMPEYLDGRKINFEKKRKEYQMVEELQQLQAGCCYEALVPHESFGAWFAAMEQLSEKDQ from the exons ATGCAGATGGTAGGGGAACAGCTGGAGGAGGGGCTCGTGTACGCCGTCTACATAGAGAAGGTGCAGGTCCGTCGAGGCCCTGGCCAGGGCCAGCGCTGGTACCAG AGGATGAATGTCTGGGCCCGCTCGAGGGAGGAGCACCGCATGGTGCGCATGGTCAAGGCAGGCCCGTGGGAGAACCTGGCCGAGCACCTGGTGCCCGCCTTCCAGGAGGGGGACCTTGTCTTTGTAAAGACCTTCCTGGGGACATACCGTGTGTTCACCACCACCGAGCAGGTCCTGCACCTGTTGTTCAGAAG ATATGGACGGAGCCTCCGTGGCAGAGACAGGCAAGGAGGAGGCCTGGAAATGAGGAA CACCGTCTCCTCACTCCTGGGCACCTGGATGGACCAGTATGCTGAGGATTTCACAGAACCTCCAGGCTTGCCCTGCCTCAAGCTGCTGGTGGGCTACATCCAGGTGTATCTTCCTGGCTCTACCCTGGAGTGCCGAGCCATAGCTCTACTGTCATGGAGGAACCATCTGGAGTCCATTGAGGCAGAGCCAAAGG CTCATTTGTCAGCCCCAGAGCAGCAAATGCCTCCAGGACAACATCCACTGCCAGTTCCACCACCTGTGGCAGTCACAGGGGAACTTccagagcctgaagaagctccatctccacctctgctgCCAGCTCCTGAGTTTGTCCCAGTGCTTGGACAACAAATAGAGCCTGAAGCATTAGGTGATGTAGCACCAGCTCCGGAGCTGAAGGTGGCTCTAGTACCACCACCACTTCTACCCACAGTGCTAGGGCCTGTGACACCTGTGGAGGTACCATCAATGCCGACTCTGATGGTAGAGACAGCTCCATCCTCAGATGTTCCCCCTGCAGCCATGCTGGAAGAAGTCACATCACCATCTCTATCACCAGTTCCTGAACTGGAGGCACTCCCACCGCCACCTCCAGTGTCACCTACACATTTCAAGTCAGTGCCCTTTATGGAACCACAGCCTCTTAACTTGCCTTCAGCAGCAATGGCTCTTGAGGGGGAGGCAAGTCTGGCACCACCACCAGAGCCAGTGCCAAGGCTCGACCCAGCACTGGGGCAGGCCACAACCCCAGAACCTTCCTGCACTTGTACTTTGCCTTTGGAAATCAGGCTGAGTGAGGAGAATGCTAACCTCCTGGCTTTCCCTCCGGAGCTGGTGGCGCAGCAGCTGACCCGAATGGATGTG gatctcttcaagaaggtggtgccctatcactgcctgggctccatctggtcccagcgtaacaaaaaatgcaaagaagaaatggcGCCCACCGTCCATGCCACCATCACCCATTTCAACCGGGTGATAAACTGCGTCTTGTCCACCTGCGTTGGGAACCAGAGCATGAAGGACCCAGCCAGAgccagggtggtggagcactggatcGAGGTGGCCAGG GAGTGCCGAATCCTCCATAACCAATCGTCCTTCTATGCCGTCATCTCTGGTCTCCAGAGCTATCCACTCCTCTGTCTATTGaagacatgggaggaagtttccaG ggacagcttctgcctctttctgactctgtCAGAGATTTACTGGAAGGAGCACAACCTCTCCCATGGCAGTGAGCTGATCATCAAG AGGTCCATCTCTAAATTCTCCACCCTGGAGGCAAATCCCCAAATAGTCCAGAGGCAGCACCAGCAGCAAGAGAGGAGG GGTGACATCCAAGGTGTGGTCCCATGCCTGAGAACTTTCCTCACACAATTTTTGCTTTTGGAGTATGCCATGCCAGAGTATCTGGAT GGAAGGAAgatcaattttgaaaaaaaaaggaag GAATACCAGATGGTGGAggagctccagcagctccaggcGGGCTGCTGCTATGAGGCCCTTGTGCCGCATGAATCATTTGGAGCCTGGTTTGCggccatggagcagctcagtGAGAAGGACCAGTGA